A stretch of the Glandiceps talaboti chromosome 23, keGlaTala1.1, whole genome shotgun sequence genome encodes the following:
- the LOC144453150 gene encoding gamma-butyrobetaine dioxygenase-like — MFAAITRFVFRCRPIFSNALVQTTRNSTWCTIHLFKRTSDSIGTETQVKAIVRSLHLQRGSPLTTCVAKAVRTCDSEKVVELTWEDAVVLKYPYVWLRVNCRCTQCYHSASGSKIASIEDLDVDIAPRRVYLSENKHQLNIVWADDHYSCFEVSFLRNFQSKSRGRSKDVRLWGSELTDKIPTFEFQSLLNDDGHLLSYLEELRDGGLTLTKGLPVKEGHVEKIANRISFIKQTSYGSTVSLKCDVTADYLGNTAHRLSLHTDIAYQKYTPGVILLHCIQQCDSGGESIYADGFKTVLQLQEENPQDFATLCNTHCDFVHKGGGMDGYYHKWSSPTFSFDRHGDLAEVRYSNALHDVRLHMPLENVYPFYKAIKTYDNILHSPDNMVIYKMEPGDLIMLDNTRVLHGRMGIHVTENAIRHLVLAYMDWDNISSKMRTLREKLELPFHDY, encoded by the exons ATGTTTGCTGCTATTACACGGTTCGTTTTTCGTTGTAGGCCAATATTTTCAAATGCTTTGGTTCAAACTACACGAAATAGTACTTGGTGTACGATACACCTTTTCAAAAGAACGTCTGACAGCATTGGAACGGAAACACAAGTAAAAGCTATTGTAAGGTCACTCCACTTACAACGGGGTTCGCCATTAACTACGTGTGTCGCCAAAGCAGTGAGAACATGCGATTCTGAAAAGGTGGTCGAGTTAACATGGGAAGATGCTGTTGTGTTGAAATACCCATATGTATGGCTGAGAGTCAATTGTAGGTGTACGCAATGCTACCACAGTGCTTCGGGAAGTAAAATAGCATCGATCGAGGACCTTGACGTAGACATAGCACCAAGGAGAGTGTATTTATCGGAAAATAAGCACCAGTTGAACATTGTATGGGCGGACGACCACTACTCCTGCTTTGAAGTTTCGTTTTTAAGGAATTTTCAGTCTAAGAGCAGGGGGCGTAGTAAGGACGTTCGGTTGTGGGGTTCAGAACTTACAGACAAAATACCAACTTTCGAGTTTCAAAGTCTCCTAAACGACGATGGACATTTGTTGAGTTACCTTGAAGAATTACGAGACGGTGGACTGACCTTAACAAAAGGTTTACCTGTCAAAGAGGGACATGTAGAGAAAATCGCAAATCGCATTTCTTTTATAAAACAAACCTCTTATGG GTCAACAGTTTCACTGAAATGTGACGTCACAGCAGACTATCTTGGAAATACTGCACATAGACTTAGTTTGCATACGGACATTGCATACCAAAAATATACACCTGGG GTGATAttattacactgtatacaaCAATGCGACAGTGGAGGTGAGAGCATATATGCTGATGGTTTCAAGACCGTCCTACAATTACAAGAAGAAAACCCCCAGGATTTCGCTACACTTTGCAACACTCACTGTGACTTTGTCCACAAAGGTGGCGGTATGGACGGGTATTACCATAAATGGTCATCGCCAACATTTAG TTTTGATAGACATGGAGATCTGGCTGAGGTACGCTATAGCAATGCCCTGCACGATGTAAGGCTACATATGCCACTTGAGAATGTATATCCTTTCTACAAAGCCATCAAAACGTATGACAACATACTCCATAGCCCAGATAATATGGTTATATACAAAATGGAaccag GTGACCTGATTATGCTTGACAATACAAGGGTATTACATGGTAGAATGGGTATACACGTGACTGAAAATGCAATACGACACCTTGTACTTGCCTACATGGATTGGGACAATATATCGTCAAAAATGAGAACTTTACGTGAGAAGTTAGAATTGCCATTTCACgattattga